The Gammaproteobacteria bacterium DNA window GCAGCTGGCTAATCTGTGCTTGGATGGACTGGAGGCCTGTGTTGCTGATACCGAAATGGAGAGGCGACGGCATAAGATAAATGTGATTCGATATGCGGATGATTTTATCATCACCGGGGATTCGAAGGAATATCTGGAGAACGTGGTGAAACCCCGCGTTGTTCAGTTCCTTGCTGAGCGAGGGTTACGACTCTCCGAGGAAAAAACCCGGATTACGCATATCGAGAAAGGGTTTGATTTTCTCGGTTGGCATATTAGGAAATATCCAAACGGTAAACGCCGTGCGGAGAAACTAATGACCAAACCGTCAGAGAAAAGTATCAAGGCTCTGGCGGAAAAAACCGGGGAGATTATTCGAAACAACCGGCAAGCCAAGACTGCAAATCTGATAAAGCAACTCAATCCGGTAATACGGGGGTGGGCGAATTATCATAGACACGCAGTGGCGAAACGGGTGTTTTCAAGGGTGGACACGTTCGTCTTCAGACAGATATGGCATTGGGCGCGTAGAAGGCATCCAAGGAAAATTCCTCACTGGGTTAGAGAAAAATATTTTAAGACAGTGGGGAAGAATAATTGGGTGTTCACAGGTATTGACGATAAGGGAAATCCGATACGCCTGTTTAAGGCCAGTTCCGTGCCAGTCACACGGCATGTCAAAATTAAGGGAGAAGCCAATCCCTTTGACCCCGAATGGGAAAACTACTTCGAGCAAAGATACTTGCAGAAGTGGAAAACCAGTAAACGGGGGTTAAACAGACTACGGAGCCTTTGGAAGCAACAAAGGGGACATTGCCCAATGTGCAACCAAAAGTTTAGTAGTGAGGTTGATATTCACACTCACCACATCGTAGAACGTTGCAAAGGGGGCGGGGACGACCTTAAGAATTTGGTTTTGCTCCATCCTAACTGTCACCGTCAGGTACATCACCTGATGAAACTCGGTGCGGACATGAAGTTTTTGTCCGCTCATTTGACAGCTGGTTCCCGATAAGGGGGCTTTGAGAGGCGTGAGCCGTAAGCGGGGAAACTCGCAAGTCCGGTTCTTGGGGGGCCTCCCCGCCGTAAGGCGGGGCGGCTACCCGCCTTAGACGCCTTTGACTTTAAAAACATAAAGTTAAACAATTACTAAAACCTTTACTAAATTCTTTACCAGCCCGCGACTCAATTCGCGCTTTACAACGCCAGCACTGAATTAAACGCCACAGGGTAATGCCAACCACGCAGAACCAAGATTCAAACTGCTCCCAGAGCAACCGACAAAACTTAGGATTTCATTTTTACAGGGAAAATATTTCTATTCTCGCTTAGAGTCACTGATTTATGAAGTTTGCTCTGTTAGGGTTAGGCAGCTTTTAATGTTAACTCTATTGTTTCATGATCGACTTGCATTAAGGCTTTTTGAATATGATTTACTTCATTTTCCTCGAAAAGTGCCTCACCACATTGAGTGCACACCCATGCAGGAATTGACTTCCACGCGATGTAATATCCAGACCGTTCAATACTAAATGGAGCATTTCCTTTGACCATTCTACCTTTGCAATGATAGCATTCCATTTTATTTTCTCACTTTAAAATCGGATGACCACTGATTTGGATCCGGCAAGTATGCTGTAATTATAGCTAAATATTCAGTTTTTGGGGAACAAACAACATGTATAGCGCGGTTTTTCTTTGTATGTAAAACCAGACAACTTTCCCCTCTTTGGTCTTCTGGGTATTCTTCGATTATGTCTCCAAGGAAAACCGCATCTCTTATTTCATCGGAAGTGTTCATTCTGTCTGGGCGAGACATCTGTTTAATTGCGTGAGGCAAAAAAAGAATTTTCTTTTTGGCTGAGGTGATTATTTTCTGTTTCATGCCTCAGGCTTTATCATTCTCGTTTAACGGCTGCACCCGTCTTCGGTTTACAAAGTAAGCCTCGAATTAAGGCTGCCAGGTAATGACATTCTGTTCCACACCTCGATTCCGGTGTCTTCGAGCGCATCCGCGCTCATGGCAGTTTTCCTATAAACCCGGTTCAACAATTTCGATTTCGGTGCCTAACGATAAGCTAAGCGGCGCGCGCGTTCAAACCTCAACTCATTCAGAACCAGCCCCAGAGCGCGCGTCCGCTTGAGTGATGGTATGGACTCCTCCCACTCTACACGGCATCGAAAGTGCCAGAATGGAGGAATACCG harbors:
- a CDS encoding RNA-directed DNA polymerase, with amino-acid sequence MTLALATDADSRVTKWHGVNWRRVNRYVRRLQARIVKAVKQGKWRLVRKLQRLLCHSVSGRLLAVRRVTENRGKKTSGVDGIVWDTPEKKMNALEQLKQKGYRAQPLRRIYIPKKNGKKRPLGIPTMFDRAQQALHKLGLEPVAECTADTNSYGFRPERSAQDAAEQVYNALRLKTSAQWVLEGDIKACFDEIDHNWILKHVPMHQRTLQKWLTSGYMEKNAFHHTEKGTPQGGIISPQLANLCLDGLEACVADTEMERRRHKINVIRYADDFIITGDSKEYLENVVKPRVVQFLAERGLRLSEEKTRITHIEKGFDFLGWHIRKYPNGKRRAEKLMTKPSEKSIKALAEKTGEIIRNNRQAKTANLIKQLNPVIRGWANYHRHAVAKRVFSRVDTFVFRQIWHWARRRHPRKIPHWVREKYFKTVGKNNWVFTGIDDKGNPIRLFKASSVPVTRHVKIKGEANPFDPEWENYFEQRYLQKWKTSKRGLNRLRSLWKQQRGHCPMCNQKFSSEVDIHTHHIVERCKGGGDDLKNLVLLHPNCHRQVHHLMKLGADMKFLSAHLTAGSR